The window GGTAATTTAAATTGCACTTTCTTTAATTGCACTATGTATTCTGATAAATGattatatattgtaatttgtatATAGGCTCATATAAATCACCGTCATATATCAGCTCCACCACAACAAGTCCAAGGAATGCAAGTAGACCCTCCCCAATATGTGCATTCTAAGTCAGAAATAGAGTCACAATTGACAAAAGTTTCATCAGTTGTTATGCAGAATACTCGTATAAAATCAGTGCAATCACATATGGTACAACCTATAATGGGAAATGATCCTAGAGTGAACTCAATGGTTAGTCAAGCACCAGTGGAACATAGACAACAGCACAGGCCACAGTCACTAATATCAATGCAGAATTACAGTCAAAGTTCTGCACCTCCACCATCAAATAGTGCTCCATTGAGGACAAATCTTATAACTGTACCCATCCAAGATACAGCTATCACGACACACGATATGCACTCGCAACAAAGTCATCATTATTATCCTCCTCCGCCTCCACAAGTTAATTACGGAGGATACAATGTGCCACCTCCAGTTTCGCAGACACAGCAGTACTATTCACAGCCGCAGCATCCTGCTCAAGTATCCTATGTACCACCTCCTCCACCTCAGCAGCAACAGTATGTATCCTCGACGCCTACTTCGATAAGGCCGTCTCCAACAGGGTACATACAAGATCCATCATATGGGCCACCACCCCCACAACAGCAAGCTCCACCACCACAGACACAATGGTCACAACATCAACAACCATTTTATAGGTAAAAGAAACGCATTTGTAATTTAAGCATTGTGATAAAACCGCTGTGGATGAGATATGCAGCATTTTAGAATATGCTGTTCATTAGGAGAAGTtaactttgaaatattttatactttgaAAGGAATAAATACGGCAgtacatggaaaaacttatataaCTAATACTATAGCAATAAAGATGTTTTAATTCTATGAATAAATTTATTCATTTCCCATTCTTAGGTTCGTaatatttaagatagaggatttgtgaTAAAACATGAAATAGTtctcttttttaattaatatgaAAATGTTTTATGCTCTTATTATTTATGTACAATAATTAGAACTATATAAACTAAATTGTTAACCGAATATCGGTAGTTTAGATTAATTGGTATTCATTTTTTTAACTTTGTTCCATATGCGACATAGGAAAATAGAGAATACATATTTTTTCAGTAGAATTTAATATTGTACAGATTGTAACGATCTCAACGTATGTACAAAACTCATTATATAtaacatgtacatatatatataatgtTTAATTATTACAGTAGATTCTTAGAATGTACTTAATGAAATCAACAGATATTCGTTTATTCACACATTAATTCTGGCCTTTCGCTTTCCAGTTCTAGTcatgtttataataataaatattaattgaCTAAAAATCTTACAATAAAAGtacttaaaaatttttatataagTTTTATTTCAAGTGGAAGGCCAAAATATGAATAACATACATTCTCCAGGGACATTTCTGTGTCATACATAAAAATAGCTTTTAATCTTACTTCATGATCACACACGTATTAATACGTAATAATCACTGTATCTTTATAGAGTCTTGTTCCCTTCACATTTTACATACTTCCTCATTATATTTACAACTTACTGATATATCCACATTGTTATACATTTATACGAACTACTTTCCATTCAcctttttatatgtatatataaacatTATATGttcaaaactacaataatcagtgtTTAACAATTTGTTGAAAATATTAGTACATGGCAAAAAAAGACTGCAATTATGTTGTGGCACAGCAGTTAATTGTTGTATTGTTTCAAGTAGAAAAATTATTCATGAGTAAACTAAAATCTAACTATCTGTACTTAAGGAGCCACTGGATCTAAATTGCCTACTTTGTGCTATTTAGGGAAATAAATTCAAAAGATGTGAATAACTTCTAAACTTAAAGACAGCTTAAATTAACTTTGTAAGGAATGAACTTGAATTTCTCTGTGGTATACTCTTAGGTACAGATATAGGCAGGATTATTGTTAAAATAAAAGTTGAAGATATAAACGAGAATTTAcgtatttttgaaaattaaaatttactataaaaaaaattgttatataaataaagaaatattgagaattacGTAACATATCTTTTTATAAAAATGATTTGTTACAATATAAAAGATAAAACATGTTTTACCTTCAAAATTTTTGTAAGAAGATATGATCTTAAAATGAGCTGCAATGATTCGTGTTTTACCTCCATGATCTGATTTCAACATGTGTACATATAACATATTAATGTTTTATACTGTACAGAATATTTAATCATAATCCTGATTGTATAAAAGACTCCCTAAAATAAGATTAGAGAAACAATAATGATCTGTTTCAAATTTAAACTTGTTTCTAATGAAAGTACTTTACAGTATTGTACTGGAAGCTAGTCTATTTTCTAATTAATAGTTATCAGTAATGCACTGATATCTTCCAGTTATCATTCAATAGTGTTAAAGACGGAACAGAGCTGCAAAGTTGCAGCATTTCAGGACTTTGAGGAATTTTATTAAAagcatttaaattatttatcacTTACCGACAATACCCAGTTACATAAATAGAGTTCATAGTTCTCAGTAACAAAGAACACGATTTTGTTGGAAAATAGCATCACAAGTTGGAAAAATTGATTTTGTCATATTTGTGTTGTTTAAGAATCTTCTAAAGACTGATTAATGTACCATTATTAATATggcattattaattttaattttaattaaccaATAACATATTAATTCGCGAGAAAggatttataattaaatattttgtgaaatattttgaaattatacGTAATTACGTCAAATGGATATTCAAATACTTTACTTAATATTTTTTGATAACATCAAAGAATAAACTCGATGTTTACACTTTTAAGGACCGATTCTTACGTATGGATACATGAACTGATTATATGCTACAAATACCAAGGCACCGCTTGAGTACTCTACTTTATTCTTTGGATGTGTCAAAAATAATTAAGAAGCGAACGCTTTTTCGATGTAATTTGATAATTTCAAAATATCGATAAAAAATTATACAAtgtaaagaattttttcataaatacttttttatatcttttttttttctcaaaAAAGATCTGTAAGATagctttacatttttatttcactTATATATAATGGTAAGTTAAAGCTATCTTACAAGATATTGCCATATTATGAATATGGTCCATAGATCATCTTCTTTAGAAGTTTTTTAACGTATTTATACATATACTTATTGAAATCAGTCCATTTAATGTAATCACGTGTTAGTAGAAGCGTGATTATGTATATTTACGTTAACTTGTGGAATGAGAGGTGATGCAAGTGGTTTAGGTGTACTAGATTCTGGGATTGGGATTGACACTGCAGGAGGAACTGGAGAATGCTTCTTAGCTCTATCTTGTTGCCACGGTTTTGCGTGATCCTTACTTAATCTTTCACTTAAGGCTTTTAATGCAATTTGCCTGAAAATtgtcaatattatttatttcatgCACTTCTATTATCTGTGTTCATGAATgtatatataattttataatgaAACAATCATTAAGTGAGGGAAAACAAACCTTCTTCTTTCACTGTCATGTGGGTCAATACCAGGAAGATTTATTATCAAACCAGGTGGTGCATTGGACATATCAAATCTTCTCACCACTTTTCTACAAAGTCCAATCCGTACAAAGAAACCATGTATTGTATTACTAACAACTGCTATTGGTGGTTGTAAAACATTTGGAAAGAAACTATAAcaaaattttgtattaaaataCATACAAATACTTGGATTTATTAAGAAAACATTAAAACGTAATCTACCTTGCAAATGTAAAATTATCTGCCATATCACCCCGagtaccattattatgtttctgataaAATCTGAGGTACACCCACGAAACCAACAAGCCACTCAGAAACATAGTTGGATTAGTGCCTTCCAATAGCCCAAAAAGCCACAATACAACTCCCAAAAACCACACCATCAATGGAATATTTCTATTCGTAAACTTTCCAATTGGTGTCTTAATTAAAATATGATCTGGCATTATTTGTTTCACAGCTACTGCAACACCTAACAAACAACACAAGCGATATTAACATAATATTATACTTGAGTAAGTTAAAGTCTCTCTGGCAAACAGCTATGACAAAAACAATACCTGCAATGTATCCAGTCAACCCATGGATATGTATATCGAATAATAAGCTCGGATCGCTGGTGCACATATAGAGAAACAAATAAAATAACGCTGACAGGACAGCAACACCGAAATTAACAATTGCAAAGAAAGTCATCATTTCCATTGCGCCCCACAGAGGTTCGATCAATTTGCCGCAGAGGCCCACTGTCACGATATCCACGCATACTTCCCAAAAGTGTATCTCGAGGAAGCAAAAGGTGAACGCCGTCCAGATCCAGAAGACTGGAGGTAGCAGATAACCTGGCGTAACGCTCAGAAGACGTACAGCTTCCGCGGAAAAGGAAAGGCAATAGGAGAACAGGACTACGATGCAtatgaatttcacactggtgctcgTGTTTCCTAAGAGGGCGGCGAACTGTTGCCTAAGATAAGGTATGTTTCTGCCCAGGCCCTTTATCGCTGCCATTTCTAACCAGCAGCCTCCTTAACCTCTTTGAATCGGAGAGCCACTTGCACTGCGACTTGACGTTCGCTGCAAAAGTTTATTATAACCACATTAACCACATGCTTCACGCCGTTTACCAACTTTGCTACGAATTATGATTCTCCACTTGgataaatattaaatacatatttctctaagttgaatttttattataactGCGTAGAAATGGCTGCGTGTTTCTTTATTGTCATTCGCTTCGAACAGAAAATAGTTCCATCAATTATGGCAATAGCCTTTATCCTCGTGCATAATCTGACCTCGCAGTTCAAAATTGAAAGTCTAATGAGACACTCGtttttttgaatttatttccaaatttttaatttattttatagtgGGATAGCGTTTAATAATTTGTACACGTGATTGCGTACTCGTAATTTTCTAACTGAGATCATCGATATTTCCAGgcaaatcaatttttatttcaaagcaCATTTAATTCAAAGTTCAAATTTAGTAGGAATGGTTTTTGTTCGTATTAACTACATGAAGCATCTGCGGTTAGAAATAATTATCTTTTGTTTCTTTCGATCGATTAGTTATTGACGTTAACATTTCTAAACACTTTTTGGCGAATTGATATAAATTGACTTAAGGCATTAATTAATGTCTTTATTAAAGTGAAGTTCATCAAATAGATTTTGCGGGTGAAAGTTCAACGATGCATGAAATTTACTACATCTTGTATAACTGTACTCTGAATATTTATGAACCTTAAAAAGCCATGTAACGAAAGAAGCTTCATCCAAAAGGGGAACATTTATCAAATGAAATTCTCAATCTAAATTGAAAATTCTGTGGCAAAAGCTGTCAAGTATTTTGTAAAGATAAATAGTGTCGATCGATAAATGCCTGGAATCTGTCCGCGCTGCAATCGCGAGGTTTACTTCGCAGAAGAAAAATTGGCTCTTGGAAAAGTGTGGCATACGTTTTGCTTCTCTTGTCGTTAGTATCCTAAAACTCCctaaacaaaaaaagaaaaaacgaagTTCCCTCGACTAAATTGGAACGTTCTCGATCACGTAAGTTGTGTCTgtgcaaaattaatttttcgatATCCTGTAGGTAATTGTCGAAAATTGCTAAGTAGTTATAACGTGGTGACATATCGCGGCGAATTATTCTGCAAGAATTGTTG is drawn from Calliopsis andreniformis isolate RMS-2024a chromosome 1, iyCalAndr_principal, whole genome shotgun sequence and contains these coding sequences:
- the Hakai gene encoding E3 ubiquitin-protein ligase Hakai; the protein is MEEDGGKRMRGRTRGRARGRARGRARGRSKKQVKVIESDEEDTPQQTEETPAETAGTELEEHEAPPTQQPPLEQQFDLEADISQLEAPTFTTINRGPPEPMLRLRWDHRVNLIGEKVLNPMIHCCDKCLKPILIYGRMIPCKHVFCLSCAKREDKVCPRCMEKVSRVEQTGLGTVFMCTHGGTRYGNAGCRRTYLSQRDLQAHINHRHISAPPQQVQGMQVDPPQYVHSKSEIESQLTKVSSVVMQNTRIKSVQSHMVQPIMGNDPRVNSMVSQAPVEHRQQHRPQSLISMQNYSQSSAPPPSNSAPLRTNLITVPIQDTAITTHDMHSQQSHHYYPPPPPQVNYGGYNVPPPVSQTQQYYSQPQHPAQVSYVPPPPPQQQQYVSSTPTSIRPSPTGYIQDPSYGPPPPQQQAPPPQTQWSQHQQPFYR
- the LOC143179922 gene encoding transmembrane protein 115 is translated as MAAIKGLGRNIPYLRQQFAALLGNTSTSVKFICIVVLFSYCLSFSAEAVRLLSVTPGYLLPPVFWIWTAFTFCFLEIHFWEVCVDIVTVGLCGKLIEPLWGAMEMMTFFAIVNFGVAVLSALFYLFLYMCTSDPSLLFDIHIHGLTGYIAGVAVAVKQIMPDHILIKTPIGKFTNRNIPLMVWFLGVVLWLFGLLEGTNPTMFLSGLLVSWVYLRFYQKHNNGTRGDMADNFTFASFFPNVLQPPIAVVSNTIHGFFVRIGLCRKVVRRFDMSNAPPGLIINLPGIDPHDSERRRQIALKALSERLSKDHAKPWQQDRAKKHSPVPPAVSIPIPESSTPKPLASPLIPQVNVNIHNHASTNT